The genomic DNA CTTTTCTGAAAATAGTCCCTGTTTCCGCTCCAGAACACCCTCGATTGTTTCCCTGATCTGGGACATAACTATTGTCTTCACATcaatttcttcccctttcttccaaacttcttaatcatttttatattcaCCCCTTCCTCTTTACAGATCCCATTGAGATGCAGGTGTCTGCTGGGTGTGAATTGCACTCTGGAAACACTTCAGAAAACTTTGCCAATGTAGCATTTCAAGGACAACATGTCATGAGTTTTCAGGGAACTTCCTTTCAGAAGGCCCCAGATGCCCCACCTTGGACAGAGTTGGCCATTAAAGTGCTCAACACTGATCAAGGGACCAGGGAAACGATCCAGCAGCTTCTGAATGACACCTGCCCCCAGGTTCTCTATGGCCTCCTAGAAGCTGGGAAAGCAGAACTGGACAAGCAAGGTCAGCCTTCTCTCCACCCCCCTGTTCTCCACACGGGTTACTTTTGTGTTCTCTCATCACTGCAGGCTTTAGAGAAAGGGCAAGGCCTGGCAGAGGTAAAGAAGGCATGTGGAGTTTGTTCTTTTCACTGAGCATCACTCTTGGATTCTATGAATTGAGTTAAATAAACACTGGGGCCTAGAAGTGAGTCAGGCAGTGTTTGAGACACACTCTATCAGCTGAGAGTGTTCTGGAGTACAGAGGAGAGCCGTTCACAGGATATATGCCTCAGGGAAGGGGTACAAGTATCAGGGATGGTTCCTAGTCACAGTGATACAAATGGATTTAAACTAACAGGCAGCATCATCCCCAGCCATGGACCTGTGGGAAGCATGAACTTGATAGGCCTGGAGCCTCTAATGTCAATGTTCctgttttaaggtcatttttttttcttattttcttgctggatacagagaaacctgtggcCTGGTTGTCAAGTGTCCTCAGCCCTAGACATGGCCATTTGCAGTTGGTGTGCCATGTCTCCGGCTTCTACCCACAGCCTGTGTGGGTGATGTGGACTCAGGGTGAGCAGGAGCAAAACAGTACTCAGAGAGGTGACATCCTTCCCAATGCTGATGGGACATGGTATCTCCGAGCTACCCTggatgtggaggctggagaggaggCTGGCCTCGCCTGCCGGGTGAAACACAGCAGTCTAGGAGGGCAGGACATCATCCTCTATTGGGGTAAGAGAAAAACTTGGCCTGGGTTGAGAGCGAATAGAGGTACCATTCAAACATGGAGTAGAGTTGAACAAACCCAATTTCAGAGATGAAACCCCTAACTATTATAGGAAAGATAGGAGGAGGGTATTCAAGATACAGAAAGAAATCCCCCCAATTGAGGTAGAATGTTCTGTATATAGGAAGAAAGGAGACCCCAAAATTCAAAAGGTCCAGAGGTAAATGGCAAGGAAATGCAGAAAGATCCAGTACCCAGGACCCAGAGCCTGAGACAAAACTGCAGTATATGGAGTGCCTCCTATGTGAGCATTGGCCTATCTGCTGCCAGTGTGTCCTTCATTTCATGACTTTGCTTTAAGCAAGTACTGCTATTCTGACTTTATACATGAAGAGGTCGATGGGAAGACAGGATAACCACCCAGAGTCACACAGAAAGATGAAGAGCAGAGAGTAGACAGATTCACATCTATCTAAACAGCATGCAGCCAGATCCTGACAAAAGATGCTCAGTTTAAACTCCTGAGGAATAAAAGATTGTAGtttaaatgaaggaagaaatagtGGCATGGCTTCCTCACATGTGCTTAGAATAGGGAACTTGGAATAAGGATGGGTTCTAGTTTAGAGATACCTTGTATTCTTCCAAAGCAGATGGCAGACATTCTTCATATGTGGTTTTCATCATCCTGGCAGTCCTAATACTTGCGGTAGGCCTTGGGCTCGGTTTTGTGTTCATCTGCAGGAAGCGGTGGTAAGTGTCCCCTTCCATGTGTTTCTGTCCTCAGCATCTCTCCTCtgttccctccttttctttcctaatgGCCTCTCTCTCCTCACAGCTCCTATCGAAGCATCCTGTAGCTCCTCCTCACAACTGCCTCTCCTGAGACTCAGACCTTCCAGCTTCTAGGACTTCAGTCCTGGTCTGCTCAGGAAGAAGTGAAGAACAAATGAAGTACCCtttcaacatttatttaaaagaaactaaTTCAGTTTAATTATATTGCACTTTTATGAGCCTGAGGGGGTTGGAACAAACATGATTGCAGATGCACATACCGCCAAGAACAAGCTGTGGGCAGTATTTTATGGGATTTGCATTGAACTGGAAAGCACAGGTCCTGCCCAAACAGATGCTTCAGGGTCTGTTGACAAGTGTAAAGTCCAACATGGCTCAACTCTTCGGTTTTCAAGAAAACTAGGTGAcatgcagattttaaaaagtaaactcaaatatttgcaaatattggCACTGCTTGATATCTCAGATCCACGCCTGCTGGAGATGGATATAAAGACAACCCCAGGGCTTCCAGTTTGtggctctttaaaaaaatgtttgtccTAAATGCCATAATGATAATTTTAGGACATAGTCTCTATGGTAAATATGCATTTATGACTGAAGGGTTTATtctctttataataaaattagGAGGTCTCCTGAGGTTTTATTTGGagtaactatatttttaaaaaggagaagtCACcgtatataattattttgttgaaaaatcTACTCTCTTTGAGATATTGCCCTCAAACACTGCTATAATTTGCATCTGGAGTGCACCACAACACCCCATGTATTGAGGGTCTGGTTCCCAGCCCATGGCTCTATCAAGAAATAGTAGTTACATTAGCAGATGAAGCCCAGTAGAAAAGAAGGTGACATAATGGGTTCATAAGGTCATAATGATTGTGGGACACAAAGTCCTTTTTGCAATAATGCAATTCATGGACTTAGAAGGAaattcaaggattttttttttgtctgagaaagaaaacagtaggGCAGGCAAGCTGGAAGTGTGGGCAGCTGCCAGGAGGTGGAAATGGAGGGAGAGGTTATGTCTTAAAGAGCATcagcaaaaacaaacactttGAATGACTGAGTAAACACACCAGTCCTCCAATCTGGGCATTTGTACCTCAAGGTTTTTACTGAAAGAGCATAATATCTCTGACCTCTGGGGGGGGGACAAGGGTGGTAAAAGCAAGAGCAGCATTTTACCATTTTGGGTTATCAGGGaggaaatatttaatattatttggtTTAACCTTGTACTATACTAAGCACTTCTCAGGGTGACCTAGACCTCAGGCTGTGTATAagataggaaagaaggaagaatagcCGCAGcaaatgtctgttttgttttctttgaagctATTTGAAACCCCTCACATGGGTTTGTCTTTAAATGGAGATGAATTACAAGTGGCTTGTGAAGAGTTATTACTTCCTAAAGGGTCAGTGTTGGATTACAATCAGTTTAGCTATGGAAGCCCAAAACTTGGAAATAAATTAGAACAACTGGGCAATTTTCCATTACAGTGTTTTaaattgtcttattttaaaaCTCTGTATTATCCTGTTTACCACAGCACTTCTAATTATTGACAATATCATCTGTTTTAGAGGCAGTCGAAATGCCCATGTTTCTATGTCTCGAGTGATATGTGAGAAGTAGATGGCTATAGAGGGAACGTCCACTCTGTCTCTTCAGGTGGTGCACCCTCTATTGGTGTTTGTGGGGAAATAAGGGAGcccttgctctctgctctctctttgcttcctggttgcCATGATGTGTTAGTAACTTTGCCCCCCTACACTCCCCTCACCCTTTTGCCTCTCAACAGCAAAAAAGATAGGGTCAAAGTTACCACTCGAACCCCATGAAACTGTGAATCAAACCTTCTGTCTCTAAGCTACTTTTTCCagagatttctgtcacagtgatgaaaataTGACTGACATAAATTGTCACAATTTTAGTTTGGAAGATGGTAGTATTAAAGGTATTAtctaccaaaacaacaacaaaaatgttgtaTCTCCTTATAGATgcttaaaaagaaatacagggTAGTGTGTTACTACAAAGCAAGGACGTCTGCATTACAGAACTTAGATGTTGTAGGATGTCATTTCCTAGGTTAGGTTTGGTGGAAACTGGGGGTATGTTTATATAACACAAACAATATACCAATAGTCTATATGATGTTAGTTCACACTCAGAGGTAGGTAATAACTTGCCACTGATGGAACTAAAGGTAACCCGAGGTAACCTGGCTCCCACCTTGTAGCAGTCCACCTCTCTAAATCACAGAAGGTTTTTATTAGTCAACCAACCTTATAGAATTTTTAACATAGGTACaggtttttgtttccttctgtcaACTTCAGCATATTAATCCAATGATGGGGATGTTCTTCAGTAtattgtttctcttattagttaatgaataCAACATGATTTGGCCAATAGGcaggcagaaagcataggcaggactaccagaccaggagaaggctggggaaatgaagagagaaagccTCAAAGTGACATGTAGAAACTGGGAAGATGGGACgagccaggcattctctggtaacaTAAGGCCacgtagaaatacacagattagtagttatgggttaataattaagagagagctagccatcagtaagaatccctagccatcagccaacactttataaattaatataagtctttgtgtgtttatttggggctaatgagttgcaggaccaggctggaaagaaactacAACAGCAATCCAATGTATGAATAGTGTGTCCACTGTTGTGAACTCTTCTAGCACAAGCAACTCAATTAAAGTCATCACATTGTTAGGTGTTTTTACTGTGTCATCCTAAAGAGATGCAGCAGGAGCCAAGTGCACTTTGATACTGTGAAATGCAACAGAGGTGCTGGAGGCTGCCCTCTAGAGCACTGCTTCACATGACTCCAGATGGTCTGCATTCTTGTGAAATGTTCTTTGTAACTCTTCCTAGGTCCCTGTTGTACTGGATGGCAAACTACAATATGGTATAATACTAAGACCATCTAGGCCGTTGGGATTTCATGACCCTCTTAAGGTGAAAATCAGCACTGGAAGGGCTAGACCATGGCATTGCTGTATATCCTGTGCGAATGTCTGCAGGTTTCTACTGAAGTTCCCCTGATGACACTGCCTGAGGCCTGCAGGGTTGCTTTCAGGTCATCTATTGGCTGCATCCAGCTCTGACTAGGATAAAGCAGTAAACTTCTCTACAATTCCAGAAACCTACCAGTAGCTTTCCCAATGAAGTCTTGAGCCCAGGCTTAGGAGAGAGTTCATCCTTCAGAATTGCTCTTCATTGAATTTTCTCCTTCAGCAATAGAGATTCACATGGAGTTTCCTATTAGTAATATGTATTTACTTACTATGGTTTAAGCATTCTCTTAAACTTCCTCTATTTAACTCACAGGACCTTTTTTTTCTACTGTGCTCTATCTATATAGACACAGACTTGGTTGCCTACCTAAATCTGTGAATCTTCAAAACTCAGCAGTAATGGGATTGGGATTAGAAAGAAATGAGGAGAGGAGGAATGTGATCACCATATGCTGTAATATAAGTTAAAAACTGCCAGAAGTTTCTATTCTGCTCTAGAAAAATACGTGGACTGGGT from Cricetulus griseus strain 17A/GY chromosome 1 unlocalized genomic scaffold, alternate assembly CriGri-PICRH-1.0 chr1_0, whole genome shotgun sequence includes the following:
- the LOC100763497 gene encoding antigen-presenting glycoprotein CD1d isoform X1; translation: MRYLTCLLLWVLQLVWGQWEDQLKNYPLRCLQISSFPNSSSFRTDGLAWLGDVQTHSWRNASTVSFLKPWSHGKLSDQQWQTLEHILQVYRTSLTRDIQELVKMLPTMHYPIEMQVSAGCELHSGNTSENFANVAFQGQHVMSFQGTSFQKAPDAPPWTELAIKVLNTDQGTRETIQQLLNDTCPQVLYGLLEAGKAELDKQEKPVAWLSSVLSPRHGHLQLVCHVSGFYPQPVWVMWTQGEQEQNSTQRGDILPNADGTWYLRATLDVEAGEEAGLACRVKHSSLGGQDIILYWADGRHSSYVVFIILAVLILAVGLGLGFVFICRKRCSYRSIL
- the LOC100763497 gene encoding antigen-presenting glycoprotein CD1d1 isoform X2, which translates into the protein MRYLTCLLLWVLQLVWGQWEDQLKNYPLRCLQISSFPNSSSFRTDGLAWLGDVQTHSWRNASTVSFLKPWSHGKLSDQQWQTLEHILQVYRTSLTRDIQELVKMLPTMHYPIEMQVSAGCELHSGNTSENFANVAFQGQHVMSFQGTSFQKAPDAPPWTELAIKVLNTDQGTRETIQQLLNDTCPQVLYGLLEAGKAELDKQEKPVAWLSSVLSPRHGHLQLVCHVSGFYPQPVWVMWTQGEQEQNSTQRGDILPNADGTWYLRATLDVEAGEEAGLACRVKHSSLGGQDIILYWDGRHSSYVVFIILAVLILAVGLGLGFVFICRKRCSYRSIL